A single region of the Nicotiana sylvestris chromosome 6, ASM39365v2, whole genome shotgun sequence genome encodes:
- the LOC138872010 gene encoding uncharacterized protein → MARTRNSDTDTQDATQETIATIVTQGITKKARTQKRKGVEHDEQVPQDPTPTPTAAPTQTTISPEVGQMFNAVNSAMEMFKAFMANQNEKRDKIPPQTNRQNNSEPSRVNEFLKLSPQVFHGSIVDEDPMLWMEGVKKALRVMKVFDDKAVELAAYQLRDVAGAWFEMWEKKKVEDDGPPTWEEFEEAFMANFIPEEDIAAKATEFEQLTQGNKSVQEYYMEFIRLAKHAPHMVKIEKAKIRRFVSGLAYHIKDTTSAAAVGMTAFSSVVGFAKHLEKDRQQRREEKEHNKKSRTTGRFNGTSSGGGRNSSNKESLAPAQFSHQSGGGSSFRRTQSNGNQSRQNQNFRTSSSHSQSHAEQHSHQQSLCGTCKRQHSGQCKLGFHGCYHCGDIGHIKANCPKLQRKFSGGSTRPSSSSATAVAPPQARGSQNQSGHGAGRGADRVTQGGGQPHLFATLDRQSAEASAKVITESEPPALQSMPIVREFPEVFPDDLPGLPPEKIIDFGIDLMLGTQPISIPPYRMAPAELNELREQLKDLLDKGFIRPSVSPWGAPVLFVKKKDGSLRMCVDYR, encoded by the exons ATGGCTCGTACTCGCAACTCTGACACCGACACTCAGGATGCTACTCAAGAAACTATTGCTACTATTGTGACTCAAGGCATAACTAAAAAGGCTCGAACTCAGAAAAGGAAGG GGGTGGAGCATGATGAGCAAGTACCTCAGGATCCAACGCCAACCCCAACAGCAGCTCCGACTCAAACAACTATATCCCCAGAGGTGGGTCAGATGTTCAATGCAGTCAACAGTGCTATGGAGATGTTTAAGGCCTTTATGGCCAACCAGAACGAGAAAAGAGATAAGATTCCACCTCAAACAAATAGGCAGAACAATTCTGAGCCCTCAAGAGTGAATGAATTTCTGAAGTTGAGTCCTCAAGTGTTCCATGGTTCTATAGTTGATGAAGATCCAATGTTATGGATGGAGGGTGTTAAGAAAGCCCTCCGAGTGATGAAGGTATTTGATGACAAAGCTGTGGAGCTGGCTGCTTACCAGCTTAGAGATGTGGCTGGcgcttggtttgagatgtgggaaaaAAAGAAAGTTGAAGATGATGGTCCAcctacttgggaagaatttgaagaggccTTCATGGCTAACTTTATCCCAGAAGAGGATATAGCAGCTAAGGCTACAGAGTTCGAACAACTCACGCAAGGGAATAAAAGTGTGCAAGAGTACTACATGGAATTCATAAGGTTAGCTAAGCATGCTCCTCACATGGTTAAAATAGAAAAAGCAAAGATTCGCAGGTTTGTTAGCGGTTTGGCTTACCACATTAAGGATACGACATCAGCTGCAGCGGTAGGAATGACAGCTTTCTCATCTGTTGTGGGGTTCGCCAAGCACTTAGAAAAAGACAGACAACAAAGGAGAGAAGAGAAAGAGCATAACAAGAAATCCCGGACAACGGGCAGGTTTAATGGTACATCCAGCGGAGGCGGAAGGAATTCCTCTAATAAGGAGTCATTAGCACCAGCTCAGTTCAGTCATCAGTCAGGTGGTGGGTCTTCCTTCAGACGTACTCAGAGTAATGGAAATCAGTCTCGCCAGAATCAGAAttttaggacatcatcctcacatagCCAGAGTCATGCTGAGCAACATTCACACCAGCAAAGTCTTTGTGGAACATGTAAGCGGCAACATTCAGGTCAGTGCAAGCTCGGGTTTCATGGTTGCTACCATTGTGGAGACATTGGTCATATAAAGGCCAACTGCCCAAAGTTGCAACGTAAGTTCAGTGGTGGATCAACTCGTCCTTCTAGTTCCTCAGCTACTGCAGTTGCACCACCTCAGGCTCGTGGTTCTCAGAATCAGTCCGGGCATGGAGCAGGCAGAGGTGCAGACCGAGTTACTCAGGGAGGGGGACAACCCCATTTATTTGCTACACTTGATCGTCAGAGTGCAGAGGCATCTGCAAaagttattacag aatcagaaccaccagcTCTTCAGTCAATGCCAATTGTTAGAGAATTTCCAGAAGTTTTCCCAGATGACCTTCCCGGACTTCCTCCCGAAAAAATCATAGACTTCGGCATTGATCTCAtgctaggcactcagcccatatctataccTCCCTATAGGATGGCTCCAGCAGAACTTAATGAGTTGAGAGAACAGTTGAAAGACCTTCTTGACAAGGGCTTCATCAGGCCGAGTGTTTCACCGTGGGGTGCCCCGGTCCTGTTTGTCAAAAAGAAAGATGGGTCTCTCAGAATGTGTGTCGACTATCggtag
- the LOC104226939 gene encoding glutamate receptor 2.8-like, whose translation MQNPRCHFLILLIQLVSIISFCQYIMPISGEDETNAVKQVDVGIILDMETTVAKVMHTCILLALEDYHAANRSAIRIVPHFRDSKIDDVEAASAAIYLLKDVQVHAIFGPQMSTQTDFVIDIGNRVKVPIISPATSLSLSVKENPYFIRAALPSSCQTKAIAAIVKNYEWREVVIIYEDSPYGAGIVPYLTDALLETSTLVSYRSVISPSANDDQILRELHKMNTMQTRVFVVHLLPSLASRFFLKAKEAGMMRKGYAWIITDVLTSVLDSVDPSVIESSMQGVLGVKPYVPRSNELNNFTKRWRKRFRQEYPDMDTVELNVFGLWAYDSITALAKAVEKVGTTAIPKFKKPNTRENLTDLDALGTSEFGFVLIDSMQNIMLKTGLSGEFRIINGELQPSPYQIVNIIGKGERSVGFWTEKDGISHKQLGTIIWPGGSTIFPRGWEIPTSGKKLKVGVPVKGGLEQYIKVEIDSKTQAVTPTGFCADVFNEVIQSMPYAVPCEFIPFPIADNPTSQDYDDLVTKIHSQEYDAVVGDVTILASRSKYVDFTLPFTESGISAVVPVRDDERKNSWIFLKPLKSELWVTTGAFFVFIGFVVWVLEHRVNKDFRGPKRKQVGMVFWFSFSTLVFAHKERVTSNLTRFVVIVWAFVVLVLTSSYTASLTSMLTVQQLQPTITDLNDLIKNGEYVGYQKGSFVEDILKRMKFESSKFRNYSTLEDYNDALSRGSKNGGVGAIVDELPYLRLFLNKYCRKYVMVGPTYKTAGFGFAFPKGSPLVPDVSRAVLKVIEGEFMNNIIQKWFGNETDCPEKNGMFITSDSLTLDSFKGLFLIAGVSAGSALLTFLLIFLHQNREILATDDSIWQKLSALAKVFDEAKDNSNVKSEKHEANESQTATQFSATAAYPDTLLNLASQSPEIRISDGRGAFHAHEGFSTPEPGTPAHETITEANEER comes from the exons ATGCAAAATCCAAGATGCCACTTCCTAATTCTTTTGATTCAACTTGTCTCTATCATTAGCTTTTGCCAATACATAATGCCAATAAGTGGCGAAGATGAAACTAATGCTGTAAAGCAGGTGGATGTAGGAATAATTCTTGATATGGAAACAACTGTAGCAAAAGTCATGCACACATGTATATTGCTAGCTCTTGAAGATTACCATGCCGCTAATCGCAGTGCCATTAGGATAGTCCCTCACTTCAGGGATTCCAAGATAGATGATGTTGAAGCAGCATCTGCTG CCATATACTTGCTAAAGGATGTCCAAGTACATGCTATCTTTGGGCCACAAATGTCTACACAAACTGATTTTGTGATTGACATAGGGAACAGAGTAAAAGTTCCTATTATTTCTCCAGCAACAAGTCTTTCACTTTCAGTCAAGGAAAATCCCTACTTCATCAGAGCAGCACTTCCTTCTTCCTGCCAGACTAAAGCCATAGCAGCAATTGTTAAAAACTATGAGTGGAGGGAGGTTGTAATCATCTATGAGGATAGCCCCTATGGAGCCGGGATAGTTCCATATTTGACTGATGCCTTACTGGAAACCAGCACTTTAGTCTCCTATAGAAGTGTTATTTCTCCTTCAGCCAATGATGATCAAATCCTCAGGGAGCTACACAAAATGAATACAATGCAGACCAGGGTCTTCGTTGTGCACTTGTTACCATCCCTTGCCTCACGCTTTTTCCTCAAGGCCAAAGAAGCCGGGATGATGAGGAAGGGATATGCGTGGATCATCACAGATGTGCTAACAAGTGTTCTGGACTCGGTAGATCCTTCAGTGATTGAATCATCAATGCAAGGTGTTCTTGGAGTAAAGCCTTATGTTCCAAGATCAAATGAGCTTAATAATTTCACCAAGAGATGGAGAAAGAGATTTCGTCAAGAGTATCCAGACATGGACACAGTAGAACTCAATGTTTTCGGGCTATGGGCATATGATAGCATCACAGCATTAGCAAAAGCAGTAGAGAAGGTGGGCACTACTGCTATCCCAAAATTCAAGAAACCAAACACGAGAGAGAACTTAACGGACTTAGATGCGCTTGGAACCTCAGAATTTGGATTTGTGCTCATTGACTCTATGCAAAACATAATGCTAAAAACAGGATTAAGTGGCGAATTCCGTATAATTAATGGAGAATTGCAGCCTTCTCCATATCAAATTGTTAATATAATTGGGAAAGGAGAGAGAAGCGTTGGATTCTGGACAGAGAAGGATGGAATTTCGCATAAACAACTAGGGACTATCATTTGGCCCGGTGGATCTACTATTTTTCCTAGAGGCTGGGAAATACCCACAAGCGGGAAGAAGTTAAAGGTTGGAGTTCCTGTCAAAGGAGGGCTGGAGCAATACATTAAAGTGGAAATAGATTCAAAAACACAAGCAGTTACTCCAACTGGTTTCTGTGCAGATGTCTTCAACGAAGTCATCCAATCTATGCCATATGCTGTCCCTTGCGAATTTATTCCATTTCCAATAGCAGATAACCCCACTTCTCAAGACTATGATGATCTTGTTACCAAGATTCATTCTCAG GAATATGATGCAGTTGTAGGTGATGTGACTATTTTAGCAAGCCGTTCCAAGTATGTGGATTTCACATTACCTTTTACAGAGTCGGGTATTTCAGCAGTTGTGCCTGTAAGGGATGATGAGAGGAAGAATTCGTGGATTTTCTTGAAACCTCTAAAGAGCGAACTTTGGGTAACAACTGGAGCATTCTTTGTCTTCATTGGTTTTGTGGTTTGGGTACTCGAACATCGTGTAAATAAAGATTTTCGAGGACCCAAACGCAAGCAAGTTGGGATGGTATTCTGGTTTTCCTTCTCAACTCTCGTTTTTGCTCACA AAGAGAGGGTAACAAGCAACTTAACAAGATTTGTGGTGATTGTGTGGGCTTTCGTGGTGCTAGTACTGACATCAAGTTACACAGCCAGCTTAACATCTATGTTAACGGTGCAACAGCTACAACCTACTATAACAGACCTCAATGATCTCATCAAGAATGGAGAATATGTTGGGTACCAAAAGGGTTCCTTTGTCGAAGACATCTTGAAGCGCATGAAATTTGAGAGCTCCAAGTTTAGAAATTATAGCACATTGGAAGATTACAATGATGCCCTCTCAAGAGGAAGCAAAAATGGAGGAGTTGGTGCAATTGTTGATGAGCTACCTTATCTCAGACTCTTCCTTAACAAGTACTGCAGGAAGTATGTTATGGTTGGTCCAACTTACAAAACTGCCGGCTTTGGATTC GCATTTCCAAAAGGATCTCCATTGGTACCTGACGTCTCGAGAGCAGTCCTAAAGGTGATAGAGGGAGAGTTTATGAATAACATAATTCAGAAATGgtttgggaatgaaacagattGTCCAGAGAAAAATGGAATGTTTATAACATCTGATAGCCTAACGCTAGATAGTTTTAAGGGCCTTTTCCTCATAGCTGGTGTATCAGCAGGCTCCGCTCTTCTCACATTTTTACTCATCTTCCTTCATCAGAACAGAGAAATCTTAGCCACTGATGATTCTATATGGCAAAAGCTTTCTGCACTAGCAAAAGTCTTTGACGAAGCGAAAGACAACTCTAATGTTAAGTCAGAAAAGCATGAAGCGAATGAAAGCCAAACAGCTACACAGTTCTCAGCAACTGCAGCTTACCCTGATACATTGCTCAATCTTGCCTCGCAAAGCCCAGAAATCAGAATTTCTGACGGCCGAGGCGCATTCCATGCACATGAAGGATTCTCTACACCAGAACCAGGAACTCCAGCTCATGAAACCATTACAGAGGCAAACGAGGAGAGATGA